The window TCGATACCAACCTCTTCGTCGATGATCTGGAGCAGATCAAACTTTTGAGTCATGTTGAAGAAACCACTGGCCCTGGCTTTGTTTACCCTACACTCCTCACATGCTAAGGGGGCCCGTTTGCGCACAGTAGGTCTCTTGGGCGCCGGACCTGAACTGTCAGCGCCTGAAGCGTTGGATCGCGATCGTTTCGTTGCGGTGGACATGGATTGTATTTCCCGGCCTTAAGGTGGGTGGATGGAATGCTGTCAAAACTTGAAACTCAGCAGCTCGGGGCTTGCAAACATAGCCATAGCAGTACCTGTGAGGCCCAGGATTGCGGGGTAAAGCAGCACACAGCTGGGTATTGTGGAGGTTATGTGGAGAACAGGTTTGGCGTCGGCGCCGGTATGCTCGGGTCAAGCGGACTTTGGCTCGCCGAGCACTGTGCTAGGGAGCGATGGCCAGTTCAGGCCTGCAAGGATAATTCTCGGACAAATGCGGGGAACACAATGGGGAACTGATCACTGTGACGGTGTGTGATGAACAAGTCCAAGGCAAGGCGATGACATCCATTGAGAAACTATCGAAGCAAATCTAGGCtactcctttttttttcctaTTTCGGGCCCTTCATGAAGAGGTCCCAAGCGTCCATGACCTTGTCCAGCACCTCTTGCTTCATGAGCTTCTGCAAAATGTCTCTTCGCCCAGTCTCTTCAGGGATCTCGCCAGAGACAAACCGAGACTGGTCTTCTTCACCCTGCTCAGGAGCGTAATACACCATAGCGCCCTCTTGTGCCCCTATCTTGTACGCTGGCCAAGGAGCCTCGCCATGAATGAAAGCAATGGCGTCCTCGGTCTGCTTATCGCTTGCCTTTTGCTGACCAACAGGAAGAAGCTCACGATAGTTCTGCAGGACAAACACGATGTCGAGGATGTGCGTCGCATGGCCCTTCCACGGCCCATCCCAAGGGTTCGGAACGTTGAAGTGGCAGAGGAATGCCTCGAGCCCGGCCTGCGACCAAGACCTGATGAAGGTTCTCGCTCCAAGGCCAAAGCAAATGTCGGTTGCGAGGTCGAGAACAGCCTTGAGAGACTCTTGCgagttggcggtggcggaggcgttgaggCCGTACCCAGAGATGATTTTGGGCGCCAGCTCTCGGTCGATGGGATCCAGAGTGGCAGCCAGGAAAGTCGCCATGGTCTTTGGCATTATGTTTACTCTAGCAGCCAATCTTGGGCCGTAGGCGTTGCCATCCATCTTACAATCGCCAAACATGATTCGCTTGCACCATTGCATTCCTGGGAACAACTCTGCTGTCCGAGCTGGGTCGGCCATCTGAGCATAGGATGTGGTTCTTGGAATCAAGTCGCCATCGACAATGGGCGCCATTGGCACTTTGCGTGCAATCTTCTCCCTGATATCCTCCATCGGGACCTTCAACAGTCGCTGAACTTGGGCCGTCTCGTCAGTTTCTGAGATGTCAAGAACCTGCAACGCCCTCTTAAACGACCCCTCGGCAAGTTCTGGCTGCTTGGCTTTGACCAGAGAGGAACCGCTCATCGAAATCAGCTGGTTGAACAACGGCTCCTTGGAGTGGAGATGGAAAGTGCCCGATGCCGCACCCGAACTCTCGCCAATATAGGTTACGCGGtgctcatcaccaccgaaccCTGCAATGTGGTGCTTGATCCAGAGCAAGCCCTGTCTCTGATCATCAAGGCCGTTGTTTGGCTTGTAGCCTGCAGCCTTCATGGCAGAAGAGTAGAGGAAGCCAGGGACACCCAATCGGTAACTGGGGTAACGTCAATAACCTGGGGTTTTTGATTTTGGTGGATGAATCTTACTTGATACCCACAGCAATGATTGGCTTCCCAATCTTGACACTTCTCTGGACGATACGAGCGAGATCATACTGTGGGTAAGAACTGCTCCCCGTCGCAAAGGCACCGCCATGGACAAGGGCCAAAACTGGCCATTCAGGACCGTCTGCCTGGAGATCAGGTACAGCGATGTTGAGGGTCAGACATTCCGTGTCTGACTGCCCAAACTCTGGAGACTCCAGAGACTGCTGAATCAGTGCGTGCTCCCATTGGCAGCCGTTCGCTGGGCTCAATGGAATGGGCGCGAGGGTTGTTGCGTCAAAGATGCTGTATTGGACACGGGGGTGGTCTGATGGGTACGACTTCAAGAGCTCAGCACGTGAGAAGCGATCTTTCAAAGTCGCATACTGAACACCAAGAAACTGTGTAACGCCGactttcttcaccaccccacgAATTGGCCCAATggttgggtgttggagaaTAGGGGTCTGTTCGGACATGACGACAACTTTTGGTACAAGAAaactgatgatggaggtgtggGCCGGGAATAGCTCCAAACTCAGAATTCGAGCAAGATCTGTCTCAatatcatcgccatcacaaaaccgtcttcccctcccctcaggCGATGGATCGGATCCGCCTGACAGCTTGTGGCGGGTGTTTGCGGGCCTCAAAGCACCAGATCAAAACACCCGCCTTATCGCCGCACCCCACAAGACTCTAGGTAGTGACGACCAAATCCGCCTTGGCACACCACGGTCAACTATTGATCTGATAAGACGAGGTGTCTCCATGTTAGCATGTTTTGAAGAACATCACATTGAGATTGCACGATTGCCATTGCCAATTACACAACCGTCACATCTCGCACTCATTCGGCCCAGTCACGCAACACTTCGACATGGCAACCACGGAGAAACTCGTCAGTCCCTCCTCCATC is drawn from Podospora pseudocomata strain CBS 415.72m chromosome 1 map unlocalized CBS415.72m_1, whole genome shotgun sequence and contains these coding sequences:
- a CDS encoding uncharacterized protein (COG:Q; EggNog:ENOG503NYTS; MEROPS:MER0030934), translating into MSEQTPILQHPTIGPIRGVVKKVGVTQFLGVQYATLKDRFSRAELLKSYPSDHPRVQYSIFDATTLAPIPLSPANGCQWEHALIQQSLESPEFGQSDTECLTLNIAVPDLQADGPEWPVLALVHGGAFATGSSSYPQYDLARIVQRSVKIGKPIIAVGINYRLGVPGFLYSSAMKAAGYKPNNGLDDQRQGLLWIKHHIAGFGGDEHRVTYIGESSGAASGTFHLHSKEPLFNQLISMSGSSLVKAKQPELAEGSFKRALQVLDISETDETAQVQRLLKVPMEDIREKIARKVPMAPIVDGDLIPRTTSYAQMADPARTAELFPGMQWCKRIMFGDCKMDGNAYGPRLAARVNIMPKTMATFLAATLDPIDRELAPKIISGYGLNASATANSQESLKAVLDLATDICFGLGARTFIRSWSQAGLEAFLCHFNVPNPWDGPWKGHATHILDIVFVLQNYRELLPVGQQKASDKQTEDAIAFIHGEAPWPAYKIGAQEGAMVYYAPEQGEEDQSRFVSGEIPEETGRRDILQKLMKQEVLDKVMDAWDLFMKGPK